Proteins from a single region of Campylobacter sp. RM16704:
- the waaC gene encoding lipopolysaccharide heptosyltransferase I: MKIGLVKLSALGDIIHAVIVLQFIKKHYPKASIDWFVDARFAGLLQDHPMINEVYALPLKDRKFKEVFAILFEARQNKYDVVIDLQGLIKSALVGKFLCSNTFGFDQESIKEGFASNFYTHKFACNYEENIIVRNLSLVAYVLNEHFDYNDIELKQSCFSVDDELKESLEQRLSLGENTPNILIHVGSSMPNKIYPKERLILLCRMLLEHFTNAKIMLGWGNVNEFNFAKDIVLNLKHLKIELAPKLSLSELCALTKESDLIIGNDSGPTHLAFALNKPSITIFGATPSQRNAYETNINKIINAGKKILHSKHIDKSDFCIQNIDEKDIFKLACELLEK; encoded by the coding sequence ATGAAAATAGGATTGGTTAAATTATCTGCACTTGGAGATATCATCCATGCAGTAATTGTTTTACAATTTATTAAAAAGCATTATCCTAAGGCGAGTATTGATTGGTTTGTGGATGCAAGATTTGCAGGTTTGTTGCAAGATCATCCAATGATTAATGAAGTTTATGCTTTGCCATTAAAAGATAGAAAATTTAAAGAAGTTTTTGCAATACTTTTTGAAGCTAGGCAAAATAAATATGATGTTGTGATTGACTTGCAAGGTTTGATTAAATCTGCTTTAGTGGGTAAATTTTTGTGTTCTAATACTTTTGGTTTTGATCAAGAAAGTATTAAAGAGGGCTTTGCGAGTAATTTTTATACGCATAAATTTGCGTGCAATTATGAAGAAAATATTATTGTGCGTAATCTTTCTTTGGTAGCTTATGTATTAAATGAACATTTTGATTATAATGATATAGAGCTAAAACAAAGTTGTTTTAGTGTAGATGATGAGTTGAAAGAAAGCTTGGAGCAAAGATTGTCTTTAGGAGAAAATACACCAAATATACTCATACATGTAGGCTCATCTATGCCAAATAAAATTTATCCAAAAGAGCGTTTGATATTGCTTTGTAGAATGCTTTTGGAACATTTTACTAATGCAAAAATTATGCTTGGTTGGGGCAATGTTAATGAGTTTAATTTTGCTAAAGATATAGTTTTAAATTTAAAACATTTAAAAATAGAACTTGCACCAAAATTAAGCTTAAGTGAGCTTTGTGCTTTAACTAAGGAAAGTGATTTGATTATCGGAAATGATAGCGGACCAACTCATTTGGCTTTTGCATTAAATAAACCTTCTATAACCATTTTTGGAGCCACGCCTAGTCAAAGAAATGCTTATGAAACAAATATCAATAAAATTATCAATGCGGGTAAAAAAATACTACATTCAAAACATATAGATAAAAGTGATTTTTGCATACAAAATATCGATGAAAAAGATATTTTTAAACTAGCTTGTGAGCTTTTAGAAAAATGA
- a CDS encoding 3'-5' exonuclease: MQEYICVFDCESIPDIELIKHIYDFNGDDLSISKQALERQKEESGSEFLPLPFHKVVSICAVIADKFGNFIKVNKIKGESEKQMLEEFFNFIDKHQPRLVSFNGKSYDMPLLVIRALKYNINASAYLDASDKWNNYKSKFAEEKHCDLLESLGSFGQKGLRLDTLCAMAGLPGKYDMHGNEVLELFYQNKLKKIHEYCESDVLNTYMLFLKYELIKGNLTQEDYLNILKHFKDELLQKHSDKSYQKPFLDAIEKEKSKF; the protein is encoded by the coding sequence ATGCAAGAATATATTTGTGTGTTTGACTGTGAAAGTATTCCTGATATAGAGCTGATTAAACACATTTATGATTTTAATGGCGATGATTTAAGCATTAGCAAGCAAGCTTTAGAAAGACAAAAAGAAGAAAGCGGAAGTGAATTTTTACCCCTGCCTTTTCATAAAGTTGTAAGTATTTGTGCGGTAATTGCGGATAAATTTGGAAATTTCATAAAAGTTAATAAAATCAAAGGCGAGAGTGAAAAGCAAATGCTAGAAGAGTTTTTTAACTTCATAGACAAACACCAACCACGCCTTGTAAGCTTTAACGGCAAAAGCTATGATATGCCTTTACTTGTTATAAGAGCATTAAAATACAATATCAACGCAAGTGCTTATTTGGATGCAAGCGATAAATGGAATAATTACAAAAGTAAATTTGCCGAAGAAAAGCATTGTGATTTATTAGAATCTTTAGGAAGTTTTGGTCAAAAAGGTTTAAGACTTGATACACTTTGTGCTATGGCAGGACTTCCTGGAAAGTATGATATGCATGGAAATGAAGTATTAGAACTTTTCTATCAAAACAAACTAAAAAAAATTCACGAATACTGCGAAAGCGATGTGTTAAACACTTATATGCTGTTTTTAAAATACGAACTCATTAAAGGAAATTTAACTCAAGAAGATTATCTTAATATTTTAAAACATTTTAAAGATGAACTTTTACAAAAGCATAGCGATAAAAGTTATCAAAAACCATTTTTAGATGCCATAGAAAAAGAAAAGAGTAAGTTTTAA
- the galE gene encoding UDP-glucose 4-epimerase GalE produces MKILITGGAGYIGSHTLKQFLETNHEICVLDNLSKGSKKSLDELSKIKPFKFFEQDLSDYAGIKKLFKEEKFDAIVHFAASIEVPESMENPLKYYMNNTANTSNLIQTCLETGVKKFIFSSTAATYGEPQTPIVDEQSPLAPINPYGQSKLMSEKVLQDANMANPEFKYCILRYFNVAGACMSYPIGQRYPKATLLIKVAAEVATGKREKLYIFGDDYNTKDGTCIRDFIHVDDISSAHLAALEYLENNESNIFNVGYGHGFSVKEVIETMKKVSGVDFTVELAPKRAGDPSVLISNADKIKTLTSWKPKYDNLELICKSAYEWEKQC; encoded by the coding sequence ATGAAAATCTTAATAACAGGTGGTGCAGGATACATAGGCTCTCACACTTTAAAGCAATTTTTAGAAACAAATCATGAAATTTGTGTATTAGATAATCTTTCAAAAGGTAGCAAAAAAAGCTTAGACGAACTTTCTAAGATTAAACCTTTTAAGTTTTTTGAGCAAGATTTAAGTGATTATGCTGGGATTAAAAAACTTTTCAAAGAAGAAAAATTCGATGCGATTGTGCATTTTGCAGCAAGTATTGAAGTGCCTGAAAGTATGGAAAATCCTTTAAAATACTATATGAATAACACCGCAAATACAAGTAATTTAATCCAAACTTGTTTAGAAACAGGTGTGAAAAAATTCATTTTTTCTTCAACCGCAGCTACTTATGGAGAGCCACAAACTCCTATCGTAGATGAACAAAGTCCATTAGCACCGATTAATCCTTATGGGCAAAGCAAACTCATGAGTGAAAAAGTCTTGCAAGATGCTAATATGGCTAATCCTGAATTTAAATACTGCATTTTAAGGTATTTCAATGTAGCAGGTGCTTGTATGAGTTATCCTATAGGGCAACGCTATCCAAAAGCTACTTTACTTATCAAGGTTGCTGCTGAAGTAGCCACAGGAAAAAGAGAAAAGCTTTATATTTTTGGCGATGATTATAATACTAAAGATGGCACTTGTATTAGAGATTTTATCCATGTTGATGATATTTCAAGTGCACATTTAGCCGCTTTAGAATACCTAGAAAATAATGAAAGTAATATTTTCAATGTAGGCTATGGACACGGTTTTAGCGTAAAAGAAGTGATCGAGACCATGAAAAAAGTAAGCGGGGTGGATTTTACAGTAGAACTTGCACCAAAAAGAGCTGGGGATCCTTCTGTGCTTATTTCAAATGCTGATAAAATCAAAACTCTAACTAGCTGGAAACCAAAATATGATAATTTAGAATTAATCTGTAAAAGTGCTTATGAGTGGGAAAAGCAGTGTTAA
- the pglK gene encoding BC-type lipopolysaccharide transporter PglK — MLKKLFFILNAHDKRFLFALLIFSIFIGFIESFAISLIMPFVSVASNFELLEKSSYFQPIYEYLNLPSYKIIAYFGCILIAFYIFRAFLNAFYFHLLARFSKGRYHSIACRIFDKYLHLEYENFTNKNQSELLKTITQEVFHLSTLISAFLLMLSESFVVFLLYTLLLIINYKITLALSAFLLLNAFILIKILSPLVKKASIAREEAMKNYFEILNANLNNLKIIKLKTKEQSTQKLYEIQSGLFAKANISNESMSSIPRIYLEGIGFCMLCFIVVYLVLRYESDISSILATITIFVVALYRLMPSANRIITSYNEITYYKNSLDIIYNTLNEKEEKLGNENIEFKEKIVLKNLFFAYKGKKNLFKNLNFELKKNEKIAFIGKSGSGKSTLVDLIIGLLKPSDGAIFADGIKLDESNIKSFRSKIGYIPQQIYLFNDSIAKNISFGEEINEELLHKVIKQANLESFVNSLEDGVHTKVGDSGSFLSGGQRQRIAIARALYQQPEILVLDEATSALDQESETKIMEEIYKISKDKTLIIIAHRLSTIQGCDRVFEVNHGHLKEQV, encoded by the coding sequence GTGTTAAAAAAACTTTTTTTTATACTCAATGCCCATGATAAAAGATTTTTATTTGCTTTGCTAATTTTTTCTATTTTTATAGGATTTATAGAAAGCTTTGCTATTTCTTTAATCATGCCCTTTGTATCAGTGGCGAGTAATTTTGAGCTTTTAGAAAAAAGCTCCTATTTTCAACCTATATATGAGTATTTAAATTTACCAAGTTATAAGATTATTGCTTATTTTGGCTGTATATTAATCGCCTTTTATATTTTTAGAGCCTTTTTAAATGCTTTTTATTTTCATTTGCTCGCACGCTTTTCTAAAGGACGTTATCACAGCATTGCTTGTCGCATTTTTGATAAATATTTACATCTTGAATATGAAAATTTTACCAATAAAAACCAATCAGAACTTTTAAAAACCATCACTCAAGAAGTATTTCACTTAAGCACACTAATTAGTGCATTTTTGCTTATGCTAAGTGAAAGTTTTGTAGTATTTTTACTTTATACTTTATTGCTAATTATCAACTATAAAATCACCCTAGCTTTAAGTGCTTTTTTACTTTTAAATGCTTTCATTTTAATCAAAATCCTCTCACCCTTAGTAAAAAAAGCTTCCATAGCTAGAGAAGAAGCGATGAAAAATTATTTTGAGATTTTAAATGCAAATTTAAATAACCTTAAAATCATCAAACTCAAAACCAAAGAACAAAGCACACAAAAGCTTTATGAAATTCAAAGTGGGCTTTTTGCCAAAGCAAATATTAGCAATGAAAGTATGTCAAGCATACCTAGAATTTATCTCGAAGGTATAGGTTTTTGTATGCTTTGTTTTATCGTGGTGTATTTGGTTTTAAGATATGAAAGTGATATTTCATCTATCTTAGCAACTATTACTATTTTTGTGGTAGCTCTTTATAGGCTTATGCCAAGTGCAAATCGTATCATCACAAGTTATAATGAAATCACATATTATAAAAATTCTTTAGATATTATTTATAACACGCTTAATGAAAAAGAAGAAAAATTAGGAAATGAAAATATTGAATTTAAAGAAAAAATCGTTTTGAAAAATCTTTTCTTTGCTTATAAGGGTAAGAAAAATTTATTTAAAAATTTAAATTTTGAACTTAAGAAAAATGAAAAAATCGCTTTTATAGGTAAAAGTGGAAGTGGCAAAAGTACTTTAGTTGATCTTATCATAGGGCTTTTAAAACCAAGCGATGGAGCTATTTTTGCAGATGGAATTAAGCTTGATGAGAGCAATATAAAAAGTTTTAGAAGTAAAATTGGCTACATACCTCAACAAATTTATCTTTTTAATGATTCTATTGCTAAAAATATTAGTTTTGGAGAAGAAATAAATGAAGAACTTTTACACAAGGTAATCAAGCAAGCTAATCTTGAAAGCTTTGTAAATTCACTTGAAGATGGAGTGCATACTAAAGTGGGTGATTCAGGTTCGTTTTTAAGTGGGGGTCAAAGACAAAGAATAGCCATAGCAAGAGCACTTTACCAACAACCTGAAATTTTAGTTTTAGATGAAGCAACTAGTGCTCTTGATCAAGAAAGTGAAACAAAAATCATGGAAGAAATCTATAAAATTTCAAAAGATAAAACTCTCATCATCATAGCTCATAGACTCTCAACCATACAAGGTTGTGATAGAGTATTTGAAGTAAATCATGGGCATTTAAAGGAACAAGTATGA
- a CDS encoding lipid A biosynthesis lauroyl acyltransferase, with the protein MINYVYLSLFYMLKVLVKILPSKLLNSFANLVALITYKLNHKHRKIIDINLKICFPEKDQKWRDETNLNIYRNFAKFGIDFIKNQNANKEEITNKICFDNEEQILNIMQSKRPLIVTTAHYGNWELLALSFGAKFKGISIVGRALDSVIMDKILSKNRTQFNIELIEKKGGLKKMLKALKEGRSLGILTDQDAVDSESIKIQYFNQEVNFIVGASVLAKKTNAMILPCFVYQKDEKFFVKTFKALDASKASIEELTKYQAKCCEEMIKFKPDEYFFFHKRFKRYNHELYL; encoded by the coding sequence ATGATAAATTATGTATATTTAAGCCTTTTTTATATGTTAAAAGTTCTTGTGAAGATTTTACCCTCAAAGCTTTTAAATTCTTTTGCAAATTTGGTTGCTTTAATAACCTATAAGTTAAATCATAAACACCGCAAAATTATCGATATAAACTTAAAAATTTGCTTTCCTGAAAAAGATCAAAAATGGCGTGATGAAACTAACCTTAATATCTATAGAAATTTTGCTAAATTTGGGATTGATTTTATCAAAAATCAAAATGCAAACAAAGAAGAGATTACCAATAAAATTTGCTTTGATAATGAGGAACAAATTTTAAATATAATGCAAAGTAAAAGACCTTTAATCGTAACTACGGCTCATTATGGTAACTGGGAGCTTTTGGCTTTGTCTTTTGGGGCTAAATTTAAAGGAATTTCTATAGTTGGAAGAGCACTTGATAGTGTGATAATGGATAAAATTTTAAGTAAAAATCGCACGCAATTTAACATAGAACTTATAGAAAAAAAAGGTGGCCTTAAAAAAATGCTAAAGGCTTTAAAAGAAGGCAGGTCGCTTGGAATTTTAACCGATCAAGATGCGGTAGATAGTGAAAGTATAAAAATACAATATTTTAATCAAGAAGTAAATTTCATAGTAGGTGCGAGTGTGCTTGCAAAAAAAACAAATGCTATGATTTTACCTTGTTTTGTGTATCAAAAAGATGAGAAATTTTTTGTAAAGACTTTTAAGGCTTTAGATGCAAGTAAAGCAAGTATAGAAGAGCTTACTAAGTATCAAGCAAAGTGTTGCGAAGAAATGATAAAATTCAAACCTGATGAGTATTTTTTCTTTCATAAGAGATTTAAA